The sequence below is a genomic window from Streptomyces sp. NBC_00582.
GCATGGTCGTGACGGCTTCGCGGCTGGACTTCGGTTCCGTGATCCGGCCGGTGCGCTGGAGACGGGCGAGCCCGTCAAGGGCCCAGTTGAGGATTCCGGGCATCTCGGCGGCCAGGCGGTCGGTAAGGGTGGTGTCTTCCTTGCCCAGCCACGACACGCGCATGTTGAGCAGCACGAACCGTTTGGCGATGACGCCGGAGGAGTCGCCGAAGTGCGGCAGTTCGTTGGACAGCAGCATGAGCCGCGTGGGCAGTCTGCCGGTCCACTGCGCGCGGTATTTGCGGTCAACGTCGATGGTGTCCTCACCGGAGATGGTGAGGAGTCGTTCGACCACTTGGCTGCTGTCGTTGCCGGACAGACGGGCATCGGAGATGACTGCGAGCGGCTTGCCGACCAGGGTTGCCAGACCGAAGTTCGTGCCGAGTCCGGCGAGAGTGGGCCCGGCAAGGTTCTCCTTGCCGACCAGCTCTTTGAGGACGCGCGCGATGGTGCCCTTGCCGGAACGGGAGGGACCGACGATGAGCAGGATCTTCTGCTGGTCGGTGCGCCCGGACAGCACGTAGCCGAACCACTCCTGAAGCGCGTTGACGGCGTCGGGGTCGTCGGGCCAGATCTGCGCCAGGAAGCGTTCCCACGTCGGCGCGGCGGCGGTGGGGTCGTAGGCGAACGGGACGGATACGAGGTTGAAGAACCCGGGCCCGTGCGGCAGTAGTGCCCGGTCCCGGATCCTGAGCAGGCCGTTCTCACAGGCCACGATCGGACCGCCGTCCTGCTCGCCGTCGGGGTCGAGCCAGGTGGGGGCGTCAGTGTCGGTGGGCAGCAGGGTGATGGCTCCGAGGGCGTCAAGAAGGTTGCTGATCTTCTGCTTCGTGGGCGCCCACTCCCGCGCTTCCGGCTGTCCGTCCTTCCCGGGGGCGTAGAACACCGCGTGCTCCAGGCGCGTGTACATCGCGGCGCGCATCTGCGCTTCGTCCATCTCGCGCCAGGCGGTGCCGGTCCAGCGCATCCACGATGCGCGCCAGCGACGGCACACAAGCTTGCCGTCCTCGGTCTGCCAGTCCGGCAGGAGACGGCGGGCGACGGCCAGCGGATTGGACGGGGCGGGCAGTTCCTCGCGCTCGGTGCTCTGGTCGCTCATGCGGCCGTCCTCCCTTCCTGGGGGCTGCGGAGTGGGCAGGCGTCGCGGTGGTCGGTGTGGTCCTCGATCAGGGCGAGCACGCGGGCGTGGCCGACGGCGCTTCGGTCCCGTCCGCACAGGCACTTCGAGGTGGCGGTAGGGGTGGTGCCGCGCGGGGCGCTGATGTGCAGCCACGCCACGGGGTACCGGCCGTCACCGGTCTGCGGGTCAGGGCGAAGGGCAGAATGGACGCCCTTGCGGGCGGCGTCCTTCGGCGCGCTACGGCCGGTGGCGGGTTCGGTCGGTTCGGCGGTGCGGGGATGGTCGGCGGTGAGTGTGGTGCTTTTACCTGCGGGGCGGGGCCGTGGGGAGGTCATGCCGTCCTCCGGGGCCAGGCGGTGCGGATGGAGTAGTCCAGTGCCTTGCGGATGGTGTTGCGGCACTCGGCCGGCGGCAGTCCCGCCGACTCGCCCCCGCAGGTAAAAGCCGCTTCGACGGTGGCGCGGTCGAGGTCGCCCCAGGCCACGAACCGGCCCACTGCCCTTACCGCGCGCAGGAGTTCGGCCTGCCGTCCACCCTCGGAAGTGGTGGCCACGGCCGCAACCTCACGTTGCAGGACGGCGGCGGCGTACCGGTCGGTGTCGCGTGCGAGTGTGGGCAGGATCGGGGCCGTGGCGGGCCTCTGAGGGGCCGTCAGAGCCTTTTGGAGCCATTCGGGCAGGTTTGTAACCGGCGAGTTGTCCAGGACCGCGTACGGGCCTTGTGGCGTCTCACTGCCGGGGGCAACGACTTGACCGCCCCATGCGCGGGTGTCGACCTTGGGTGTGAGCGTGCCGGTGGTGTTGGTGAACCGGCTACCGGGCGGGGCGGTGAAGTACAGGTGCTGACCGCCGCTGGGGGTCCGGATGCGATGGGTGGCGGGGACGGCGTGCCCGGCGCGCTCGCAGAGCGCCGCGAAGTTGGCCGCGCCGTCAGGCGTGTCTTTCTCGTCTGTGGGCTTGAGGGTGTCGAGGTCGACGACCAGCAGCCCGGCGGGGCCGGTGGCGATACCGACGTTGAACGGGCCGGTGGCCCAGCAGCGTTCGATGCGGGCGGAGTCGGTGGTGGCGCGCTGCTCGAACGTGCGGTGTCCGTCGGCGCAGTCTCCGGTGCGGGGGCAGCGGCGTTCGCCGTGCAGCGCGGGGACCTTGCTGCGCGGGCGCAGCGGGATGACGGGCCAGCCACGTTCGGCGGCGGCCAGCGCCGCGCGCAGCAGCGCGGGGCGGTGGTCATGGGTCATGCTGGGTGTCTCCAGTTCCTTGAAGGGCGCTGGTGAACAAGGGCGGCCCCGGCTTTGGCGAGACGGGGGCCGCCCTTGGCGGTGTTCTACGCGGCGGCGGTGAGTCGTCGGCGGATGCGGTGGCGAGCAGCAGGCGCAGGGCGTGCACGGCCTGTTGGGGCATGACGCCGTTGCCGAGTGCCTTGAGCTGCGCGCTGCGGGACAGGCCGGGGACGTCGGTGACGTGACCGGACGGTAGGCCCATGAGCCATTCGACGAAGGGCGGGTTCAGCCGTCCCAGAGCGTCAGTTGGCCTGGGAGCGGGGCGCCCAAGGGCGCTTTCCCAGCGCGCGACCGCCGGGCCGTACTCGCCGAAGTCGACGCCGAGGTCGGCAGGCTCGCCACTTCCGCAGCGAGGCACTTGCCGTGCGTCCCGGCTTCCTGCGACGGCGTGCGCTTCGTCTGCCGGTTCTCGTTCTCCGACGCGCGCGGTGTCGGCAGCAGCGAAACGACGTGCCGCAGATTCATCCCGCCCTGGGCCGCGTGTCCGGGCCCGGTGTTCTCCGAGGTCGACGGGGTCGGCAGCAGGGAGGTGACGGCGCTGGGAAGCTGTCCCCTCTGCCCACCGCCGCGCCAGTCCCTGGCCGCCGGTGTCGGCAGGCCACGCGAGGATGAACAGCCGGTTGCGCTGGTGGGCCGCGCCGATGTCGGACGCGCGTACAC
It includes:
- a CDS encoding DNA primase family protein; protein product: MSDQSTEREELPAPSNPLAVARRLLPDWQTEDGKLVCRRWRASWMRWTGTAWREMDEAQMRAAMYTRLEHAVFYAPGKDGQPEAREWAPTKQKISNLLDALGAITLLPTDTDAPTWLDPDGEQDGGPIVACENGLLRIRDRALLPHGPGFFNLVSVPFAYDPTAAAPTWERFLAQIWPDDPDAVNALQEWFGYVLSGRTDQQKILLIVGPSRSGKGTIARVLKELVGKENLAGPTLAGLGTNFGLATLVGKPLAVISDARLSGNDSSQVVERLLTISGEDTIDVDRKYRAQWTGRLPTRLMLLSNELPHFGDSSGVIAKRFVLLNMRVSWLGKEDTTLTDRLAAEMPGILNWALDGLARLQRTGRITEPKSSREAVTTMQDTASPTSAFVRERCATGPTCSVPVDALWNVWREWAEDNGVRPGTKQIFGRNLLSVVPQLSRSRPRDAYGRQVVTYTGITVNVSEPHLPESRLIASQDHSECR
- a CDS encoding bifunctional DNA primase/polymerase; amino-acid sequence: MTHDHRPALLRAALAAAERGWPVIPLRPRSKVPALHGERRCPRTGDCADGHRTFEQRATTDSARIERCWATGPFNVGIATGPAGLLVVDLDTLKPTDEKDTPDGAANFAALCERAGHAVPATHRIRTPSGGQHLYFTAPPGSRFTNTTGTLTPKVDTRAWGGQVVAPGSETPQGPYAVLDNSPVTNLPEWLQKALTAPQRPATAPILPTLARDTDRYAAAVLQREVAAVATTSEGGRQAELLRAVRAVGRFVAWGDLDRATVEAAFTCGGESAGLPPAECRNTIRKALDYSIRTAWPRRTA
- a CDS encoding DNA cytosine methyltransferase produces the protein MAQPDALRLGSLCTGYGGLDMAAQQTFGGSLAWVADNDPGASRILAHRYQVPNLGDLTAIDWTTVASVDIVTGGYPCQPFSSAGKRKGTKDARHIWPDIARALGVLRPRLAVFENVAGHLSLGFDTVLADLAALGFDAEWRCVRASDIGAAHQRNRLFILAWPADTGGQGLARRWAEGTASQRRHLPAADPVDLGEHRARTRGPGRDESAARRFAAADTARVGEREPADEAHAVAGSRDARQVPRCGSGEPADLGVDFGEYGPAVARWESALGRPAPRPTDALGRLNPPFVEWLMGLPSGHVTDVPGLSRSAQLKALGNGVMPQQAVHALRLLLATASADDSPPPRRTPPRAAPVSPKPGPPLFTSALQGTGDTQHDP